In the Helianthus annuus cultivar XRQ/B chromosome 11, HanXRQr2.0-SUNRISE, whole genome shotgun sequence genome, one interval contains:
- the LOC110937519 gene encoding dynamin-2B — translation MDAIEELNQLADSMRQAAALLNDEDVDENSSASSRRSSTFLNVVALGNTSAGKSAVLNSLIGHPALPTGEGGATRAPICIDLKRDDNLSAKSIVLQIDSKSQPVSASALRHSLQDRLSKISSKSRDEIYLKLKTSTSPPLKLIDLPGVDKGNLDDSLSEYAQHNDAILLVVIPAAQAPEVASAKAVRIAKEYDGESTRTIGVISKIDQASSDPKVLAAVQALLLGQGPRSTADFPWVALIGQSVSIASAQSGSVGSDNSLETAWRAESESLKSILTGVPQSKLGRLSLVETLAHQIRSRMKIRLPSLLSGLQGKSQIVQDELVRLGESMVTSSEGTRALALELCREFEDRFLQHIMTGEGSGWKVVASFEGNFPNRIKQLPLDRHFDLQNVKRIVLEADGYQPYLISPEKGLRSLIKGVLELAKEPSRLCVDEVHRVLADIVSASANATPGLGRYPPFKREVVAIATAALEGFKSDAKTMVTALVDMERVFVPPQHFIRLVQRRMDRQRREEEIKTKSSKKAVDAEQSLLNRAASPQTGGNLKSMKDTKQDKDAQEESTLKTAGPEGEITAGFLLKKSAKTNGWSRRWFVLNEKTGKLGYTKKQEERNFRGVITLEECALEEIEEDEPSPSKSSKDKKSKVEEKQPSLLFKITSKVAYKTVLKAHSAVVLKAESAVDKAEWLNKIRAVMGAKGGEVKLKPDGPPIRHTHSDGSLDTMARKPVDPEEELRWMAQEVRGYVEAVLNSLAANVPKAVVLCQVEKAKEDMLNKLYSSVSSQSTARIEELLQEDGNVKRKREKIQKQSSLLSKLTRQLSIHDNRAAAATGMSNDSPAESPRSGGSSGGDWRSAFDSAANGPTSLDSRFGSNGYGRRNNGPSENGDDGSGSRSNSTGRRTPNRLPPAPPGSGSGYRF, via the exons ATGGATGCGATTGAAGAACTGAATCAGCTTGCGGACTCGATGCGGCAAGCTGCGGCTCTGCTTAACGATGAAGATGTTGACGAAAACTCATCGGCTTCTTCGAGACGCAGTTCTACATTTCTTAATGTTGTTGCGCTTGGAAATACT AGTGCAGGAAAATCAGCAGTTTTGAACAGTTTGATAGGTCATCCTGCGCTG CCAACTGGTGAAGGTGGTGCGACCCGTGCACCTATATGCATCGACTTAAAGAGGGATGATAACTTAAGCGCCAAATCAATTGTGCTGCAGATTGATAGTAAATCCCAACCTGTGTCAGCAA GTGCTCTCCGTCACTCATTACAAGATAGGCTTAGTAAAATTTCAAGCAAGAGTCGCGATGAAATATATCTGAAGCTTAAAACAAGTACAT CTCCTCCATTGAAATTGATTGATCTGCCTGGAGTTGATAAGGGTAACCTTGATGACTCTTTG AGTGAGTATGCTCAACACAATGATGCGATTCTACTGGTTGTAATACCTGCTGCTCAGGCACCTGAAGTTGCTTCTGCAAAAGCTGTCAGAATTGCTAAGGAATATGATGGAGAAT CAACAAGAACCATTGGTGTCATCAGTAAAATAGATCAAGCGTCTTCAGATCCCAAAGTTCTTGCTGCTGTTCAGGCACTTCTTTTGGGTCAAGGACCAAGGAGCACAGCCGATTTCCCATGGGTTGCCTTAATTGGTCAATCAGTATCTATTGCTTCAGCACAATCTGGAAGTGTTGGGTCCGATAATTCATTAGAAACCGCCTGGCGGGCTGAAAGTGAGAGTTTAAAATCTATATTGACCGGGGTCCCTCAGAGCAAGCTTGGTAGATTATCATTGGTGGAAACCCTTGCTCATCAAATCCGTAGCCGGATGAAAATTAGGCTTCCAAGTCTTTTATCAGG GCTTCAAGGTAAGTCCCAAATCGTGCAAGATGAGTTGGTAAGGCTAGGGGAATCAATGGTCACCAGCTCAGAAGGTACAAGAGCTTTGGCTTTGGAGCTTTGTCGTGAATTTGAGGACAGATTTCTTCAACACATTATGACTGGGGAG GGTAGTGGCTGGAAAGTTGTTGCAAGTTTTGAGGGTAACTTTCCTAACAGGATCAAACAGCTTCCTCTTGACAGACATTTTGACCTACAGAACGTCAAAAGG ATTGTTCTAGAAGCAGATGGTTATCAGCCTTACCTTATATCCCCAGAGAAAGGATTGCGGTCCTTAATAAAAGGTGTATTAGAGCTGGCAAAAGAGCCATCACGTCTCTGTGTTGATGAG GTTCATCGTGTACTTGCTGATATAGTTTCAGCTTCAGCTAATGCTACACCAGGACTTGGTAGATATCCTCCATTCAAGAGAGAG GTGGTGGCAATTGCCACCGCTGCTTTGGAAGGGTTTAAGAGTGATGCGAAGACCATGGTGACTGCACTTGTTGACATGGAGCGGGTGTTTGTTCCACCACAACATTTTATCCGTTTGGTGCAAAGAAG GATGGATAGGCAGAGACGAGAGGAAGAGATTAAAACCAAATCTTCCAAGAAGGCTGTTGATGCAGAACAATCTTTGCTAAACAGG GCAGCTAGTCCTCAAACAGGTGGGAACTTGAAATCGATGAAGGATACCAAGCAAGATAAGGATGCACAAGAGGAATCCACTCTAAAGACTGCAGGACCCGAGGGGGAGATTACAGCAG GATTCTTGTTGAAGAAAAGTGCAAAAACAAATGGGTGGAGTAGGAGATGGTTCGTTTTAAATGAGAAAACTGGGAAG CTTGGATACACTAAAAAACAAGAAGAGAGAAATTTCCGCGGTGTCATCACTTTGGAG GAATGTGCGCTAGAAGAAATTGAAGAGGATGAACCATCCCCATCCAAAAGTTCAAAAGATAAAAAGTCAAAGGTAGAGGAAAAACAGCCTAGTCTGCTCTTTAAAATAACCAGCAAGGTTGCATACAAGACCGTGTTGAAAG CTCATAGCGCTGTTGTGTTAAAGGCTGAGAGTGCGGTAGATAAAGCTGAGTGGTTAAACAAAATAAGAGCTGTGATGGGTGCCAAAGGGGGTGAAGTCAAACTAAAGCCCGATGGGCCACCCATTCGACACACTCATTCTGATGGTTCTCTT GATACAATGGCTAGAAAACCAGTAGATCCAgaggaagaacttcgttggatgGCGCAAGAAGTACGTGGTTACGTTGAAGCAGTTCTCAACAGCCTTGCTGCCAATGTCCCAAAG GCAGTTGTTCTTTGTCAAGTAGAAAAGGCTAAAGAAGACATGCTGAATAAACTCTACAGTTCTGTAAG TTCCCAAAGTACGGCAAGGATAGAGGAACTACTTCAAGAAGATGGTAATGTGAAGAGAAAAAGAGAGAAGATACAGAAGCAATCCTCCCTGCTCTCCAAACTCACCAGACAACTCAGCATTCATGATAATCGAGCAGCTGCTGCTACAGGCATGTCAAACGACAGTCCTGCAG aaagtccaagaagtggtggaTCATCAGGAGGTGATTGGAGATCTGCTTTTGATTCTGCTGCCAACGGGCCCACAAGCCTCGACTCTAGATTTGGATCCAACGGTTACGGGCGCAGGAACAATGGGCCTTCTGAGAATGGTGATGATGGGTCGGGATCCAGATCAAACTCCACCGGCCGACGCACACCTAACCGGTTGCCGCCAGCACCGCctggttctggttcaggttaCAGGTTTTAG
- the LOC110934030 gene encoding ATP-dependent DNA helicase PIF1-like, which produces MRLTVGRSTSDIEEINSFAKWLLDLGEGNVGGPNDGEATIEIPQDLLIADASEPIASLIDLVYPSILENVNNHNYFSERAILAPKNDVVHEMNDRLLSMFQGEEREYLSSDSLCPTEDANSTQQRIYSSDVLNGLKISCLPNHRLVLKVGVPVMLLRNIDQRNGLCNDTRLQVKKLYNRVIEVEIISGANIGSCKCIPRINLIPSNRKISFAFQRRQFPLVVCFAMTINKSQGQPLSRVSLYLKQPVFSHGQLYVALSRVKTRDGVILLILDNDRKHTDKTTNVVYKEIFNEL; this is translated from the coding sequence ATGAGGTTAACCGTTGGAAGATCTACATCAGATATTGAAGAAATAAATAGTTTTGCCAAATGGCTTTTGGATTTGGGTGAGGGAAATGTTGGTggtccaaatgatggagaagcaACTATTGAAATACCACAAGATCTTCTGATTGCTGACGCATCTGAACCAATTGCAAGTTTAATTGATTTGGTTTATCCATCAATCTTGGAAAACGTCAACAATCATAATTATTTTAGTGAGCGGGCTATACTTGCACCTAAGAATGATGTTGTGCATGAGATGAATGATAGGTTGCTATCAATGTTTCAAGGTGAAGAAAGAGAGTATCTTAGCTCTGACAGTCTTTGTCCGACTGAAGACGCAAATTCTACACAACAAAGAATATACTCCTCGGATGTGCTCAACGGTCTTAAAATATCATGCTTACCAAATCATAGGTTAGTGCTTAAAGTTGGTGTTCCGGTAATGCTATTACGAAACATTGACCAACGGAATGGTTTGTGCAACGATACAAGGCTACAAGTAAAAAAGTTGTACAACCGTGTAATAGAAGTGGAGATAATATCTGGTGCAAATATTGGTAGTTGCAAATGTATACCTAGAATTAATTTGATCCCTTCTAATAGAAAGATTTCTTTTGCTTTTCAAAGGAGGCAATTTCCACTAGTCGTATGTTTTGCAATGACAATCAACAAAAGTCAAGGCCAGCCACTTTCAAGAGTTAGTTTGTACCTGAAACAACCCGTCTTTTCTCATGGTCAATTGTATGTTGCTTTATCAAGGGTGAAAACAAGAGATGGGGTCATACTACTAATACTTGACAACGACAGAAAACATACAGATAAAACAACTAATGTGGTTTATAAAGAGATTTTCAACGAATTATGA